The following are encoded together in the Magnetospirillum gryphiswaldense MSR-1 v2 genome:
- a CDS encoding flagellar basal body-associated FliL family protein, with amino-acid sequence MAEDLEEDFDEGEGLEDLPSSSSKKPPIKKILMIVLPILLLLGAGAGLFFSGVLDGLMGKGDHKAEAPVEAPKGDAPKAIGPAHFYNLPEMLVNLQSNGRKQAFLKILVALELESPLDEPKVQVVLPRIVDSFQVYLRELRVEDLQGAAGMHLLREELLTRVQAAVKPVKVNDVLFREMLVQ; translated from the coding sequence ATGGCCGAAGATCTGGAAGAAGATTTCGACGAAGGTGAAGGCCTAGAGGATCTGCCGTCATCAAGCTCGAAGAAGCCGCCGATCAAAAAGATTCTGATGATCGTGCTGCCCATCTTGCTGTTGCTGGGTGCGGGCGCCGGTCTGTTCTTCTCGGGCGTGCTCGACGGGTTGATGGGCAAGGGCGACCACAAGGCCGAAGCCCCGGTCGAGGCGCCCAAGGGCGACGCCCCCAAGGCCATCGGCCCGGCGCACTTTTATAACCTGCCGGAAATGCTGGTGAACCTGCAAAGCAACGGTCGCAAGCAGGCCTTCTTGAAGATTTTGGTCGCCCTCGAGCTGGAAAGCCCGTTGGATGAGCCCAAGGTGCAGGTGGTGCTGCCGCGCATCGTCGATTCGTTCCAGGTCTACCTGCGCGAACTGAGGGTCGAGGATCTGCAAGGTGCCGCTGGCATGCATCTGCTGCGCGAGGAATTGCTGACCCGCGTGCAGGCGGCGGTCAAGCCGGTCAAAGTAAACGATGTATTGTTCCGCGAGATGCTGGTCCAGTAG
- a CDS encoding response regulator, protein MSVDKNMNVLIVDDYKTMLRIIRNLLKQLGFNNVDEATDGSMALQMLRVGNYGLIISDWNMEPMTGLQLLREVRADAKLKSIPFIMVTAESKSENVIAAKEAGVSNYIVKPFNAETLKTKMSSVLGDFN, encoded by the coding sequence ATGTCTGTCGACAAGAATATGAACGTGCTCATCGTCGACGATTACAAGACGATGCTGCGAATCATCCGCAACCTGCTGAAGCAGCTTGGTTTCAATAATGTGGATGAAGCCACCGACGGCTCGATGGCACTCCAGATGCTGCGCGTCGGCAATTACGGCCTGATCATTTCCGACTGGAACATGGAACCCATGACCGGCCTGCAATTGCTGCGTGAAGTGCGCGCCGATGCCAAGCTGAAGTCCATTCCCTTCATCATGGTCACCGCCGAGTCCAAGTCGGAAAACGTCATTGCCGCCAAGGAAGCGGGCGTTTCCAACTATATCGTCAAGCCGTTCAACGCCGAGACGCTGAAGACCAAGATGTCTTCGGTCCTGGGCGACTTCAACTAA
- a CDS encoding DUF6468 domain-containing protein: MLDWKIILDLLVSVLLVATIGYAVMLNQRLTQLRKNRDDLAKIIVSFNEATVRAESSIPKLRKAAEDAGQSLQERVEKAQSLRDDLAFMIERADTMANRLENAVRSARTEVKGAPAAVPPPAPRAQTGGAAQAGAMGSAMGSGGGGFSPSSARAATMAAAAAASEQDVDERSEAERELLRALQSMR, encoded by the coding sequence ATGTTGGATTGGAAGATCATCCTCGACTTGCTGGTCTCGGTCCTGTTGGTGGCCACCATCGGCTATGCGGTGATGCTGAACCAGCGGCTGACCCAGTTGCGCAAGAACCGCGACGACCTGGCCAAGATCATCGTCAGCTTCAATGAAGCCACCGTGCGGGCCGAATCGTCCATTCCCAAGCTCAGAAAGGCGGCGGAAGATGCCGGCCAATCGTTGCAGGAACGGGTGGAAAAGGCCCAGTCCCTGCGCGACGACCTGGCCTTCATGATCGAACGCGCCGACACCATGGCCAACCGCCTGGAAAATGCCGTGCGCTCGGCCCGGACCGAGGTCAAGGGCGCCCCGGCGGCAGTGCCGCCGCCGGCCCCGCGCGCCCAGACCGGTGGTGCCGCCCAAGCTGGCGCCATGGGCTCGGCCATGGGCTCGGGTGGTGGCGGCTTCTCGCCGTCCTCGGCCCGCGCCGCCACCATGGCGGCAGCCGCCGCCGCCAGTGAACAGGACGTGGACGAACGCTCGGAAGCCGAGCGCGAGTTGCTGCGCGCCCTGCAATCCATGAGGTAA
- the fliM gene encoding flagellar motor switch protein FliM, translating to MAMDEDGGESRSADDEEALMKEWAAMAGDDTGSGGGEGGESDAMAAEWEAMLGGGGGGDEADDTPKDSTRVLNQDEIDSLLGFDDDHGRGDDRSGIQAILNSALVSYERLPMLEVVFDRLVRMMSTSMRNFTSDNVEVSLDNILSLRFGDYLNSIPLPAMLAVFKAEEWDNYGLLTVDSSLIYSIVDVLLGGRRGTAAMRIEGRPYTTIERNLVERMVHVVLSDLSAAFDPLSPVTFRFDRLETNPRFATISRPSNAAIVAKLRIDMEDRGGRLELLLPYATLEPVRELLLQMFMGEKFGRDSIWETHLAEELWLTEVQMEAVLDEQVMGLRDVLNWKVGSKILLNAQPNSPIDLRCGDVSMFRGRMGRKGPHIAIRVDDKIKG from the coding sequence ATGGCGATGGATGAAGATGGCGGCGAAAGCCGCTCGGCAGACGACGAAGAAGCCCTGATGAAGGAATGGGCTGCCATGGCCGGTGACGACACCGGCAGTGGCGGCGGCGAGGGCGGCGAGTCCGATGCCATGGCGGCGGAATGGGAAGCCATGCTGGGCGGCGGCGGCGGCGGCGACGAAGCCGACGACACGCCCAAGGATTCCACCCGCGTCCTCAACCAGGACGAAATCGACTCGCTGTTGGGCTTCGATGACGACCACGGTCGCGGCGACGACCGCTCGGGCATCCAGGCCATCCTCAATTCCGCCCTGGTGTCGTACGAACGCCTTCCCATGCTGGAAGTGGTGTTCGACCGTCTGGTGCGCATGATGTCCACCTCCATGCGTAACTTCACCTCCGACAACGTCGAAGTGTCGCTGGACAACATCCTCTCCTTGCGTTTCGGCGATTACCTCAACTCGATCCCGCTGCCGGCCATGCTGGCGGTGTTCAAGGCCGAGGAATGGGACAATTACGGCCTGCTTACCGTGGATTCGTCCCTGATCTACTCCATCGTCGACGTGCTGTTGGGCGGACGCCGCGGCACTGCGGCCATGCGTATCGAAGGCCGGCCCTACACCACCATCGAACGCAATCTGGTGGAGCGCATGGTCCACGTGGTGCTGTCGGACCTGTCCGCCGCCTTCGACCCGCTGTCGCCGGTCACCTTCCGTTTCGACCGTCTGGAAACCAATCCGCGCTTTGCCACCATTTCGCGCCCCAGCAACGCCGCCATCGTCGCCAAGCTCAGAATCGACATGGAAGATCGCGGCGGTCGCCTGGAATTGCTGCTGCCCTACGCCACCTTGGAACCGGTGCGCGAATTGCTGCTGCAGATGTTCATGGGTGAAAAGTTCGGTCGCGATTCCATCTGGGAGACCCACTTGGCGGAAGAGCTGTGGTTGACCGAGGTGCAGATGGAAGCCGTCCTCGACGAGCAGGTCATGGGCCTGCGCGACGTGCTGAACTGGAAGGTGGGGTCGAAGATCCTGCTGAACGCCCAGCCCAATTCGCCCATCGACCTGCGCTGCGGCGACGTTTCCATGTTCCGCGGGCGCATGGGGCGCAAGGGTCCGCATATCGCCATCCGCGTCGACGACAAGATCAAGGGCTAG
- the flgG gene encoding flagellar basal-body rod protein FlgG, with protein MRSLNIAATGMLAQQTNVEVISNNIANMNTTAYTKRRPEFSDLLYQNLRRVGAASSDAGTIVPTGVQLGLGVKTTAVYRITEQGSVQSTDNTLDVAIQGKGYLQIRLPSGDTAYTRDGSFQLSEAGQIVTHEGYTVLPGITVPNNAVGISINASGQVMVKVDGSIDQTVVGQLQLANFANEAGLEARGDNLFLETPASGGVLAGNPGSPGYGTLLQGFLETSNVNVVAEVTNLISAQRAYEMNSKVIQTSDEMMSTINQLK; from the coding sequence ATGCGCTCGCTCAATATCGCCGCCACGGGCATGCTGGCCCAGCAGACCAACGTCGAAGTCATCTCGAACAACATCGCCAACATGAACACCACCGCTTACACCAAGCGGCGGCCCGAGTTCAGCGACCTGTTGTATCAGAACCTGCGCCGCGTCGGCGCCGCCTCGTCGGACGCCGGCACCATCGTGCCGACCGGCGTGCAGCTTGGCCTGGGCGTCAAGACCACCGCCGTTTACCGCATCACCGAACAGGGTTCGGTACAATCCACCGACAACACGCTGGACGTGGCCATTCAGGGCAAGGGCTACTTACAGATCCGCCTTCCCTCGGGCGATACCGCCTATACCCGCGACGGCTCGTTCCAGTTGTCCGAAGCCGGCCAGATCGTCACCCATGAAGGCTATACCGTGCTGCCCGGCATCACCGTTCCCAACAACGCGGTGGGCATCTCCATCAACGCTTCCGGTCAGGTGATGGTCAAGGTCGATGGCTCCATCGATCAGACCGTGGTCGGTCAGCTGCAATTGGCCAATTTCGCCAACGAAGCCGGCCTGGAAGCCCGCGGCGACAATCTGTTCCTGGAAACCCCGGCCTCGGGCGGGGTTTTGGCCGGCAATCCCGGTTCGCCCGGTTACGGCACGCTGTTGCAGGGCTTCTTGGAAACCTCGAACGTCAACGTGGTGGCCGAGGTGACCAATCTGATCAGCGCCCAGCGCGCCTATGAAATGAACTCGAAGGTCATCCAGACCTCGGACGAAATGATGTCCACCATCAACCAGCTGAAGTGA
- a CDS encoding chemotaxis protein CheW, whose translation MTDDMSPDDDILALDQVLAVKRSAAGPVVDVDEPSVKLVVFVLGTDWFAFHGERIKEVLSDCPVYFLPGCPPSLEGVINVRGDIESVIRLRVLLRLAEDNGAMTGSRILLGQGAAMRSGIRVDRVEEVMDVPQSAIQPPPHTIAEHLRPLVLGIVSFQDHMVTVLDLERIFQDYRAGGL comes from the coding sequence ATGACCGACGACATGTCCCCCGACGACGACATCCTTGCCCTGGATCAGGTGCTGGCGGTCAAACGCAGTGCCGCCGGGCCGGTGGTCGATGTGGACGAACCATCGGTCAAGCTGGTGGTTTTCGTCCTCGGCACCGACTGGTTCGCCTTTCACGGCGAGCGCATCAAGGAAGTGCTGTCCGATTGCCCGGTCTATTTCCTGCCCGGTTGCCCGCCCAGCCTGGAAGGGGTGATCAATGTCCGCGGCGACATCGAATCGGTGATCCGCCTGCGCGTGCTGCTGCGTCTGGCCGAAGACAACGGCGCCATGACCGGATCACGTATCCTGCTGGGCCAAGGCGCCGCCATGCGCAGCGGCATCCGCGTCGACCGCGTCGAGGAAGTGATGGATGTGCCGCAAAGCGCCATCCAACCGCCGCCGCATACCATCGCCGAGCATCTGCGGCCCTTGGTCCTGGGCATCGTGTCGTTCCAGGACCACATGGTGACGGTGCTCGACCTGGAACGCATCTTCCAGGATTACCGGGCCGGGGGCCTTTAG
- the flgA gene encoding flagellar basal body P-ring formation chaperone FlgA: MKRILAATILTLCAAQAWAADLPVSLKQTATIQGDVVKLGDLWDNLGAKADVVLAGAPQPGKRIVADARWLAAVAQANAINWQPSSGFDRIVIERPGQLVDMRLIEAELRDALAMEGLPGAFEMEVSNRSALNIMVPANVSGLIAIRDVAVDVRNNRFAATVEVPADSPNSPNAVRQRVNGRFFPVAKVPVLARPLNRGDIITEADIKWVELRADVARRDIIIDVDQIIGQEPRQPVRADAPLRASELRRPVLVERNAMVTVTLKTANMSLTSQAKATEAGGKGDVIRITNLQSKRTVEAVVEGPGLVSVTPGGPRVLSN, from the coding sequence ATGAAGCGCATCCTTGCCGCCACCATCCTGACCCTCTGCGCCGCCCAAGCCTGGGCCGCCGATTTGCCGGTCAGCCTGAAGCAGACCGCCACCATCCAAGGCGACGTGGTCAAGTTGGGTGATTTGTGGGACAACCTGGGAGCCAAGGCTGACGTGGTTCTGGCCGGGGCGCCGCAGCCGGGCAAGCGCATCGTCGCCGATGCCCGCTGGCTGGCCGCCGTGGCCCAGGCCAACGCCATCAACTGGCAGCCGTCCTCGGGTTTCGACCGCATCGTCATCGAACGCCCCGGTCAGTTGGTCGACATGCGCCTGATCGAGGCGGAACTGCGCGACGCCCTGGCCATGGAAGGCCTGCCCGGTGCCTTCGAGATGGAAGTCTCCAACCGTTCCGCCCTCAACATCATGGTGCCGGCCAATGTCTCGGGCCTGATCGCCATCCGCGACGTCGCCGTCGATGTCCGCAACAACCGTTTCGCCGCCACCGTCGAGGTGCCCGCCGACAGCCCCAACAGCCCCAACGCCGTGCGTCAGCGCGTCAACGGCAGGTTTTTCCCGGTGGCCAAGGTGCCGGTGCTGGCGCGGCCCTTGAACCGCGGCGACATCATCACCGAAGCCGACATCAAGTGGGTCGAACTGCGTGCCGACGTGGCGCGGCGCGACATCATCATCGACGTCGATCAGATCATCGGTCAGGAGCCGCGCCAGCCGGTACGCGCCGACGCGCCGTTGCGGGCCAGCGAACTGCGCCGCCCGGTGCTGGTGGAGCGCAACGCCATGGTCACGGTGACGCTGAAGACCGCCAACATGTCGCTGACCAGCCAGGCCAAGGCCACCGAGGCCGGCGGCAAGGGCGACGTCATCCGCATCACCAATCTGCAATCCAAGCGCACGGTGGAAGCCGTCGTCGAAGGTCCCGGCCTGGTGTCGGTGACCCCCGGCGGTCCCCGTGTGCTGTCCAACTAA
- the galU gene encoding UTP--glucose-1-phosphate uridylyltransferase GalU encodes MARRVRKAVFPVGGMGTRFLPATKAMPKEMLPVVDKPLIQYAVEEAAAAGCEHFIFVTGRGKNALEDHFDHNPELERTLKERGKFDLVEAVTSWMPKSGQMSYTRQTEPLGLGHAVWCARDLVEDEPFAVLLPDDLILAKTPCLKQMVAAHTELGGHVVAVTDVPREHTKRYGILDVEHDNGRVAKAKGLVEKPDPAVAPSTLSIIGRYILHPAVFDVLDKKEKGAGGEIQLTDAISQTIGMVPFHGLRFDGQRFDCGDKVGWLEANIAFALEREDTGDAVREALAKYKF; translated from the coding sequence ATGGCACGTCGTGTTCGCAAGGCAGTGTTTCCCGTCGGCGGCATGGGCACCCGGTTTTTGCCCGCAACCAAGGCCATGCCCAAGGAAATGCTGCCGGTGGTCGACAAGCCGCTGATCCAATACGCGGTGGAAGAAGCCGCTGCCGCCGGTTGCGAGCATTTCATCTTTGTCACCGGTCGCGGCAAGAACGCCTTGGAAGACCATTTCGACCACAACCCTGAACTGGAGCGCACGCTGAAGGAGCGCGGCAAGTTCGATCTGGTCGAGGCGGTGACCTCGTGGATGCCTAAATCCGGTCAGATGAGCTATACCCGCCAGACCGAGCCTCTGGGCCTGGGCCACGCCGTGTGGTGCGCCCGCGATCTGGTCGAGGACGAGCCCTTCGCCGTGCTGCTGCCCGACGACCTGATCCTGGCCAAGACCCCGTGTCTGAAGCAGATGGTCGCCGCCCACACCGAACTGGGCGGCCATGTGGTCGCCGTCACCGACGTGCCGCGCGAACACACCAAGCGCTACGGCATCTTGGATGTGGAACACGACAACGGTCGGGTCGCCAAGGCCAAGGGGTTGGTTGAAAAGCCCGATCCGGCGGTGGCGCCGTCGACGCTGTCGATCATCGGCCGCTACATCCTGCATCCGGCGGTGTTCGACGTCCTCGACAAGAAGGAAAAGGGTGCAGGCGGTGAAATCCAGCTGACCGACGCCATCAGCCAGACCATCGGCATGGTGCCGTTTCACGGCCTGCGTTTCGACGGCCAGCGTTTCGATTGCGGCGACAAGGTGGGTTGGCTGGAAGCCAATATCGCCTTCGCTCTCGAGCGCGAGGATACCGGCGATGCCGTGCGCGAAGCCCTGGCCAAGTATAAATTCTAG
- the flgF gene encoding flagellar basal-body rod protein FlgF — MENTSYIALSRQNALWRQLDVIAGNMANANTPGYKSEQMMFREYLMDTRSSDRATGKKLSYVQDIGLLRDTREGAFTKTDNPLDLALHNDGFFQVETEAGMRYTRNGHFRLDEGGMLVNSQGAAVMDTGDNPIILAPNETRITVTPDGSVSTENGIVAKIKVVRFANDQDMRKIGDSLYETTQDPDTIARPSIVQGMMEESNVQPVVEITKMTEVLRQYQALQNILEKEHERQMKAMEVFVSRN; from the coding sequence ATGGAAAACACATCTTACATCGCGCTATCACGTCAGAACGCCCTGTGGCGTCAGCTCGACGTCATCGCCGGCAACATGGCCAACGCCAACACGCCCGGCTACAAGAGCGAACAGATGATGTTCCGCGAATATCTGATGGACACCCGCTCGTCCGACCGCGCCACCGGCAAGAAGCTGTCTTACGTGCAAGATATCGGCCTGCTGCGTGACACCCGCGAAGGTGCCTTCACCAAGACCGACAACCCGCTGGACCTGGCGCTGCACAATGACGGGTTCTTCCAGGTCGAGACCGAAGCCGGCATGCGTTATACCCGCAACGGCCATTTCCGCCTGGACGAAGGCGGCATGCTGGTCAATTCCCAGGGTGCGGCGGTGATGGACACGGGCGACAATCCGATCATCCTGGCCCCCAACGAAACCCGCATCACCGTCACCCCCGATGGCTCGGTTTCCACCGAAAACGGCATCGTCGCTAAGATCAAGGTGGTGCGCTTCGCCAATGACCAGGACATGCGCAAGATCGGCGACAGCCTGTACGAGACCACCCAGGACCCGGACACCATCGCCCGGCCTAGCATCGTCCAGGGGATGATGGAAGAATCCAACGTTCAGCCGGTGGTGGAAATCACCAAGATGACCGAGGTTCTGCGCCAGTATCAGGCGTTGCAGAACATCCTGGAAAAAGAACACGAACGACAGATGAAGGCCATGGAAGTCTTCGTCTCTCGTAATTAA
- the flgH gene encoding flagellar basal body L-ring protein FlgH, with protein sequence MISRILLRTTVIALAVGSLSACNALSRLSEVGSGPTVSKIEDPTQRAGYQPVVMPMPQPVAPPQNANSLWRPGSRAFFKDQRAKEIGDILTVAVAITNETASFESKLTRSREAEEDAGITGLLGFENSLNKILPDAVNPATLVGATGTSTNTNSGKTERNESLTVSLAAIITQVLPNGNLVIAGKQEIRVNYEMRELNVQGIIRPEDISSANSVTYDKIAEARIYYGGRGVNSDLTQPRYGQQLLDVILPF encoded by the coding sequence ATGATTTCCCGCATTCTTCTCCGCACCACCGTGATCGCCCTGGCCGTGGGCTCGTTGTCGGCGTGCAACGCCCTGTCGCGGCTGTCGGAAGTGGGCTCCGGCCCCACCGTGTCGAAGATCGAGGATCCGACCCAGCGGGCCGGTTACCAACCGGTGGTCATGCCCATGCCGCAGCCGGTGGCGCCGCCGCAAAACGCCAATTCCCTGTGGCGTCCAGGCTCGCGCGCGTTCTTCAAGGACCAGCGGGCCAAGGAAATCGGCGACATCCTGACCGTGGCGGTGGCCATCACCAACGAAACCGCCAGCTTCGAGAGCAAGTTGACCCGGTCGCGCGAAGCCGAGGAAGATGCCGGTATCACCGGTCTGCTGGGCTTCGAGAACTCGCTCAACAAGATTTTGCCCGACGCGGTCAATCCGGCCACCTTGGTGGGGGCCACCGGCACCAGCACCAACACCAATTCGGGTAAGACCGAACGCAATGAAAGCCTGACCGTCAGTCTGGCGGCGATCATCACCCAGGTGCTGCCCAACGGCAATCTGGTCATCGCCGGCAAGCAGGAAATCCGGGTCAACTACGAAATGCGCGAACTGAACGTCCAGGGCATCATCCGGCCCGAGGATATTTCGTCCGCCAATTCGGTGACCTACGACAAGATCGCCGAGGCCCGCATCTATTACGGCGGCCGTGGTGTCAATTCCGACCTGACCCAGCCGCGCTATGGTCAGCAATTGCTGGATGTGATCCTGCCCTTCTGA
- a CDS encoding MotE family protein translates to MARAAQPKAKVKAKTPRTPFFRLLPVLIAVAALMLSVRVIDIRNGFVDLSSVRLAGELQAQQAEPKATEAPPPAQTNGGNTPRPPAAAPTAASSPPPGPAPAPTPRSEQQASVPSDAGVFSQTELEVLQKLQERRGTLDARERDIERREALQKAAENQIERKITEMKTLQSTIEGLLRQYNDQEDSKMRSLVKIYENMKPKDAAKIFEQLEMGIMLDVVERMKEQKVAPILAEMDPTKAKNLTSELAVRRQMPTTKPANGG, encoded by the coding sequence ATGGCCCGCGCCGCACAGCCCAAAGCCAAAGTCAAAGCCAAAACGCCCCGCACCCCGTTCTTCCGCCTGCTGCCGGTGCTGATCGCGGTGGCGGCGCTGATGCTGTCGGTACGGGTCATCGACATCAGGAACGGCTTCGTCGACCTGTCCAGCGTCCGTCTGGCCGGCGAGTTGCAGGCCCAGCAGGCCGAACCCAAGGCGACCGAGGCCCCGCCGCCGGCCCAGACCAACGGCGGCAACACCCCGCGTCCCCCGGCCGCCGCCCCAACCGCCGCGTCCTCGCCCCCCCCCGGCCCAGCCCCAGCCCCGACGCCCCGGTCGGAACAGCAGGCCTCGGTGCCGTCCGATGCCGGCGTCTTCAGCCAGACCGAATTGGAGGTTCTGCAGAAACTGCAGGAACGTCGTGGCACCTTGGATGCGCGCGAACGCGACATCGAGCGGCGCGAAGCCTTACAAAAAGCCGCCGAGAATCAAATCGAGCGGAAAATAACCGAAATGAAGACGCTGCAAAGCACCATCGAGGGCTTGCTGCGCCAATATAACGATCAGGAAGATTCAAAGATGCGATCCCTGGTCAAGATTTATGAAAACATGAAACCCAAGGATGCGGCCAAAATCTTTGAACAGCTGGAAATGGGCATCATGCTCGACGTGGTCGAACGCATGAAAGAGCAGAAAGTTGCCCCGATTTTGGCGGAAATGGACCCCACCAAGGCGAAAAACCTGACTTCGGAACTGGCTGTACGCCGGCAAATGCCGACGACCAAGCCAGCAAATGGGGGATAA
- a CDS encoding molecular chaperone DnaJ, with protein MFAPLALLVALAAAAWLLFGWLKRHHPRHAAKVMAGLGAGLLLLAGTFLVLTGKLSGLAAIGAGLWIWLQRALKAHAVWKSLRGLGQRAEPPPRSSSGPPMNAGGMSLEEAREILGIDAKADVAAIKAAHRRLMEANHPDRGGSTWIAARLNQARDRLLS; from the coding sequence ATGTTCGCGCCTCTTGCCCTTCTTGTCGCCCTTGCCGCCGCCGCCTGGCTGTTGTTCGGCTGGCTCAAGCGCCACCATCCTCGCCATGCCGCCAAGGTGATGGCCGGATTGGGGGCGGGCCTGCTGCTGCTGGCCGGGACGTTTCTGGTGCTGACCGGCAAGCTGTCCGGTCTGGCCGCCATCGGCGCCGGTCTGTGGATCTGGCTGCAACGCGCGCTCAAGGCCCATGCCGTGTGGAAAAGCCTGCGCGGTCTGGGCCAGCGGGCCGAGCCGCCGCCCCGATCATCGTCCGGCCCACCGATGAATGCGGGCGGCATGAGCCTCGAGGAAGCCCGCGAAATCCTGGGTATCGATGCTAAAGCCGATGTGGCCGCCATCAAGGCGGCGCATCGCCGGCTGATGGAGGCCAACCATCCCGATCGCGGTGGTTCGACCTGGATCGCGGCGCGGCTGAACCAGGCCCGCGACCGCTTGTTGTCGTAA
- a CDS encoding UDP-glucose dehydrogenase family protein, with protein sequence MRIAMIGTGYVGLVSGTCFSEFGIDVVCVDKDVRKIELLHENVMPIYEPGLDELVADNVKAGRLSFTTDLKAAVKDADAVFIAVGTPSRRGDGHADLSYVYAAAEEIADAMTGYTVVVTKSTVPVGTGDEVEAIIRKRRPDAQFDVVSNPEFLREGSAINDFMRPDRVVIGTESDKARAVMKQLYRVLYLIETPIVFTSRRTSELIKYAGNTFLATKITFINEIADLCEKVGANVHDVARGIGLDGRIGKKFLHPGPGYGGSCFPKDTLALVKTARDFGAPLRIIETVVDVNDKRKKAMAERVVAACGGSVLGKTVAVLGLTFKPNTDDMRDSPSLDIVPALVEAGAVVKAFDPEGMEEAKKMLSGITYCDDAYTTLAGADCLVIVTEWNEFRALNLSKVKAALKSPVVVDLRNVYDPVEMQEAGFTYISIGRP encoded by the coding sequence ATGCGTATCGCCATGATCGGCACCGGCTATGTGGGTCTGGTGTCGGGGACCTGTTTCTCGGAATTCGGCATCGACGTGGTTTGCGTCGACAAGGACGTGCGCAAGATCGAATTGCTGCACGAAAACGTCATGCCCATCTACGAGCCGGGTCTGGACGAACTGGTCGCCGACAACGTCAAGGCCGGGCGCCTGTCCTTCACCACCGATCTGAAGGCGGCGGTCAAGGACGCCGACGCGGTATTCATCGCCGTCGGCACGCCGTCGCGGCGCGGCGACGGCCATGCCGATCTGTCCTATGTCTATGCCGCGGCCGAGGAAATCGCCGATGCCATGACCGGTTATACGGTGGTGGTGACCAAGTCGACCGTGCCGGTGGGCACCGGCGACGAGGTCGAGGCGATCATCAGGAAGCGCCGGCCCGACGCCCAGTTCGATGTGGTCTCCAACCCGGAATTCCTGCGCGAAGGCTCGGCCATCAACGATTTCATGCGGCCCGACCGCGTGGTCATCGGCACCGAATCGGACAAGGCCCGGGCGGTGATGAAGCAGCTTTACCGCGTGCTCTATCTGATCGAGACGCCCATCGTCTTCACCTCGCGCCGCACCTCGGAACTGATCAAGTACGCCGGCAACACCTTCCTGGCGACCAAGATCACCTTCATCAACGAAATCGCCGATCTGTGCGAAAAGGTCGGCGCCAACGTCCATGACGTGGCCAGGGGCATCGGCCTGGATGGCCGCATCGGCAAGAAGTTCCTGCATCCCGGTCCCGGCTATGGCGGCTCGTGCTTCCCCAAGGACACCCTGGCCCTGGTCAAGACGGCGCGGGATTTCGGCGCCCCCTTGCGCATCATCGAGACCGTGGTCGATGTCAATGACAAGCGCAAGAAGGCCATGGCCGAGCGCGTGGTCGCCGCCTGCGGCGGCTCGGTCTTGGGCAAGACCGTCGCCGTGTTGGGCCTGACCTTCAAGCCCAACACCGACGACATGCGCGACAGCCCGTCGCTGGATATCGTGCCGGCACTGGTGGAAGCCGGGGCGGTGGTCAAGGCCTTCGATCCCGAGGGCATGGAAGAAGCCAAGAAGATGCTGTCCGGCATCACCTATTGCGACGATGCCTATACCACCCTGGCTGGGGCCGATTGCCTGGTGATCGTCACCGAATGGAATGAATTCCGCGCCCTCAACCTGTCCAAGGTGAAGGCGGCGCTGAAATCCCCGGTGGTGGTGGATTTGCGCAATGTCTACGACCCGGTGGAAATGCAGGAAGCCGGTTTCACCTATATCAGCATCGGTCGGCCCTGA